CGGCTGTTCGAACGGATCTCGGCCGAGTACGGCGCCGGCCGCCTGAAGGCCGACGTGGTCCGCACGTCGGACTCCGGGTTTGCCAGCTCGCTGAGCGAGAAGGGCGTCTTCCAGCCGTACGAGCCGTCGACCGCGGTGAACCTGCAGGAGGACGTGTCCTTCGACGGCGGCAACTACTACCGCACCTTCGACCCGATCTACACCTTCGGCTACAACACCGCGATCCTGGACGCGGAGGAAGCGCCGACGTCCTGGTCGGTGATGACGGACCCGGCGATGCGCGGCAAGATCGGCATCGCCCAGGTCGGCGCCGGTGGTAGCGCCCTGGCCCTGACCCGTTTCCAGCGGGCCGTGCTGGGCGACGAGTTCCTCACCGCGTACGCCGGCAACCGGCCGCGCATCTTCGACTCGCTCGGCGCCGAGCTGGACAGCCTGGCCCGCGGCGAGGTGCAGGTCGGCACCACCGTCGTCAGCGCGGTCAACCTGGCCCAGGCCCGCAACGCCCCGGTCCAGTTCGTCATCCCCCAGGAGGGTTTCGCGGTCTACGACTACTACACCGGCGTGGCCTCGACCGCGTCGCACGTCAACGCGGCCAAGGTCTTCCTCAACTGGAACCTGTCGAAGCGGGGTCAGAACGTGTTCCGCGAACTGGG
This sequence is a window from Nakamurella flava. Protein-coding genes within it:
- a CDS encoding ABC transporter substrate-binding protein, whose protein sequence is MTVFTRRAALRSAALAVAAGLAAVATTACAPPPAPKEVVTPAGQIQTSDGLVIDGEQIADQQLWDAAVAEGSITLYTGYTENTEAALLKQFKADTKLAVNVVRLTPNRLFERISAEYGAGRLKADVVRTSDSGFASSLSEKGVFQPYEPSTAVNLQEDVSFDGGNYYRTFDPIYTFGYNTAILDAEEAPTSWSVMTDPAMRGKIGIAQVGAGGSALALTRFQRAVLGDEFLTAYAGNRPRIFDSLGAELDSLARGEVQVGTTVVSAVNLAQARNAPVQFVIPQEGFAVYDYYTGVASTASHVNAAKVFLNWNLSKRGQNVFRELGEYPVRTDVQPPNVLGQQFPAFDSPQVHRVLPDQAKEYAKQDQAMWNGLFGYNE